In one Drosophila pseudoobscura strain MV-25-SWS-2005 chromosome X, UCI_Dpse_MV25, whole genome shotgun sequence genomic region, the following are encoded:
- the lqf gene encoding epsin-1 isoform X4 — protein MRKQKDDMQVNVAGLRRNIKNLAHNYSDAQVKVREATSNDPWGPSAAIMGEIADLTYNVVAFSEIMQMIWKRLNDHGKNWRHVYKALILLEYLIKTGTEKVAQQCKENIFAIQTLREFVYFEEGKDQGTHVREKAKQLVNLLKDDERLKNERVKALKAKERFALHPSGFGSDGYIDGPSQRDMPPGWQEEPPKSQSELEMVRPQTAGEEELQLQLAMAMSREEAEQEEAKRRSDDVRLQLALSQSEQDFNGQPITRPKKEEPQSHLLDLLDISLGATSISSPPLGAAGGAPAAVVDPWATPGAARAPSQLSDPWSGTSSPQVDPWHPSAAPRTIMGAGVPLTSAMGGPLGMGATASGDAWGLRTQSPSVASGSSNEGWLQTNGNANQNGRGATPAGGGPFEALMTRTTAGSALAAAPPANSHAGNNGSASADPWLAEPAGAAAIAPADPWTLEAPVQPALDDPWKALGAGTGAIKKQSPEFDEFDLITNRNKSADQSHSNASNNNNNASLLDDMDPLSLNYGNGAAISSTSSVHPSTGATAKKPLKDPHSFLGENSALVNLDNLIKPIAPQTQSGNAPAYNPFSDNVMPPKTNLFQQQQPAVPSINQLKQQAPFAVSMNQDPWAPVMGGGVSQSQLKLPPPVRPTSLNLGLPSAPVYASGMEEFQLLKAFSNPVIPSATPNHPHPHPQQITDTYPYISKQQAFSNPVISSAPPHHSHPHPQPNTEQIYTYPYSSKNLSNPSPGIDSIRNMDLFSEAPQRPYFNSPTAHEADPRYKSNMYNSNNNNNNNIYGTPGLYSTYASSYSSALSDSLAETPGIKIAPMTFGAVSEDVRNYGMSTGATAPCNLEQNNNMPWIKPEAGATNPFLS, from the exons a TGAGAAAGCAAAAGGACGATATGCAGGTCAATGTTGCCGGTCTACGCAGAAACATCAAGAACCTAGCGCACAACTATTCCGATGCCCAG GTCAAAGTGCGTGAGGCCACCTCGAATGATCCGTGGGGTCCTTCGGCCGCCATCATGGGCGAGATAGCGGACCTCACCTACAACGTGGTGGCCTTCTCGGAGATCATGCAAATGATCTGGAAGCGTCTCAACGATCACGGCAAGAACTGGCGGCACGTCTACAAGGCGCTCATCCTGCTCGAGTACCTCATCAAGACGGGCACCGAGAAGGTGGCGCAGCAGTGCAAGGAGAACATCTTTGCCATCCAGACGCTGCGCGAGTTCGTCTACTTTGAGGAGGGCAAGGACCAGGGCACCCATGTGCGCGAAAAGGCCAAGCAGCTGGTGAATCTCCTCAAGGACGACGAGCGGCTCAAGAACGAGCGGGTGAAGGCGCTGAAGGCCAAGGAGCGCTTTGCCCTGCATCCCAGCGGCTTTGGCAGCGACGGCTACATTGATGGGCCCTCGCAGCGTGACATGCCGCCTGGCTGGCAGGAGGAGCCGCCCAAATCACAATCGGAACTGGAAATGGTCAGGCCACAGACCGCTGGAGAGGAagaactgcaactgcagctggccatggccatgtcgCGCGAAGAGGccgagcaggaggaggccaaGCGACGGAGCGACGATGTCCGTCTGCAGCTGGCCCTCAGCCAGAGCGAGCAGGACTTCAA CGGCCAACCAATTACCAGACCCAAGAAGGAAGAGCCCCAGAGCCATCTGCTGGACTTGCTGGACATTTCGCTGGGCGCCACAAGCATTTCGAGTCCGCCGCTGGGCGCTGCTGGCGGCGCTCCTGCGGCCGTCGTCGATCCCTGGGCCACGCCCGGCGCCGCCCGTGCTCCCAGTCAGCTGTCAGACCCCTGGTCGGGCACCTCCTCGCCGCAAGTGGACCCCTGGCACCCCTCGGCCGCACCGCGCACCATCATGGGCGCCGGTGTGCCCTTGACCTCGGCCATGGGAGGTCCCTTGGGAATGGGAGCCACCGCCAGCGGTGATGCGTGGGGTCTGCGCACACAATCACCTTCCGTGGCCTCCGGCTCCTCGAATGAGGGTTGGCTACAAACCAATGGGAATGCCAATCAAAATGGTCGCGGGGCCACGCCTGCAGGCGGAGGTCCATTCGAAGCTCTGATGACGAGAACCACTGCTGGCAGTGCCTTGGCAGCGGCGCCCCCAGCGAACAGCCACGCCGGCAACAATGGCAGCGCCTCTGCGGATCCTTGGCTGGCAGAGCCAGCGGGTGCAGCAGCCATCGCACCAGCGGATCCCTGGACACTGGAGGCACCGGTGCAGCCAGCGCTGGATGATCCCTGGAAGGCACTTGGAGCAGGAACGGGCGCTATTAAG AAACAATCCCCCGAGTTTGATGAATTCGATTTGATAACCAACCGCAACAAGAGCGCCGATCAAAGCCATTCGAATGCCtccaacaataacaataatg CTTCTCTGCTCGACGACATGGATCCGCTTTCTTTGAACTACGGCAACGGAGCTGCCATCAGCAGTACGAGCTCTGTCCATCCCTCGACAGGGGCCACCGCAAAGAAACCGCTCAAGGATCCGCACTCGTTCCTCGGCGAGAACTCGGCGCTGGTTAATCTGGACAATCTGATCAAACCGATAGCGCCACAAACGCAATCGGGCAATGCCCCAGCCTACAATCCATTCAGCGACAACGTGATGCCACCCAAAACGAATCTattccagcaacagcagccagcc GTGCCGTCCATCAACCAGCTGAAACAGCAGGCTCCCTTTGCAGTCAGCATGAACCAGGATCCCTGGGCGCCAGTCATGGGTGGAGGCGTCAGTCAGTCGCAG CTGAAGCTACCACCACCCGTGCGTCCGACTAGTCTTAATTTGGGGTTGCCATCGGCCCCTGTCTATGCCTCCGGCATGGAGGAATTTCAGCTACTGAAAGCGTTTAGTAATCCCGTCATTCCCTCGGCCACACCAAaccatccgcatccgcatccacagCAGATTACGGACACTTATCCGTACatcagcaagcagcaagcgtTTAGTAATCCCGTCATATCCTCTGCCCCACCACACCAttcccatccacatccacagccgaATACGGAACAGATCTACACTTATCCGTACAGCAGCAAGAACCTCAGCAATCCCAGTCCTGGCATCGACAGCATACGCAATATGGATCTGTTCAGCGAGGCGCCACAGCGTCCCTATTTCAATAGTCCCACAGCCCACGAGGCTGATCCAAGATATAAATCCAATAtgtacaacagcaacaacaacaacaacaacaacatctaCGGCACTCCGGGGCTGTACTCCACCTATGCGTCCAGCTATAGCAGCGCCCTATCCGATTCGCTGGCCGAAACGCCGGGTATCAAAATTGCACCCATGACCTTTGGGGCTGTATCTGAAGATGTACGCAACTATGGCATGTCCACGGGAGCTACGGCTCCCTGCAACCTGGaa caaaacaacaacatgcCTTGGATCAAACCGGAAGCAGGAGCAACAAATCCATTTTTGTCATAA
- the lqf gene encoding epsin-1 isoform X8, whose translation MRKQKDDMQVNVAGLRRNIKNLAHNYSDAQVKVREATSNDPWGPSAAIMGEIADLTYNVVAFSEIMQMIWKRLNDHGKNWRHVYKALILLEYLIKTGTEKVAQQCKENIFAIQTLREFVYFEEGKDQGTHVREKAKQLVNLLKDDERLKNERVKALKAKERFALHPSGFGSDGYIDGPSQRDMPPGWQEEPPKSQSELEMVRPQTAGEEELQLQLAMAMSREEAEQEEAKRRSDDVRLQLALSQSEQDFNGQPITRPKKEEPQSHLLDLLDISLGATSISSPPLGAAGGAPAAVVDPWATPGAARAPSQLSDPWSGTSSPQVDPWHPSAAPRTIMGAGVPLTSAMGGPLGMGATASGDAWGLRTQSPSVASGSSNEGWLQTNGNANQNGRGATPAGGGPFEALMTRTTAGSALAAAPPANSHAGNNGSASADPWLAEPAGAAAIAPADPWTLEAPVQPALDDPWKALGAGTGAIKKQSPEFDEFDLITNRNKSADQSHSNASNNNNNASLLDDMDPLSLNYGNGAAISSTSSVHPSTGATAKKPLKDPHSFLGENSALVNLDNLIKPIAPQTQSGNAPAYNPFSDNVMPPKTNLFQQQQPAVPSINQLKQQAPFAVSMNQDPWAPVMGGGVSQSQQNNNMPWIKPEAGATNPFLS comes from the exons a TGAGAAAGCAAAAGGACGATATGCAGGTCAATGTTGCCGGTCTACGCAGAAACATCAAGAACCTAGCGCACAACTATTCCGATGCCCAG GTCAAAGTGCGTGAGGCCACCTCGAATGATCCGTGGGGTCCTTCGGCCGCCATCATGGGCGAGATAGCGGACCTCACCTACAACGTGGTGGCCTTCTCGGAGATCATGCAAATGATCTGGAAGCGTCTCAACGATCACGGCAAGAACTGGCGGCACGTCTACAAGGCGCTCATCCTGCTCGAGTACCTCATCAAGACGGGCACCGAGAAGGTGGCGCAGCAGTGCAAGGAGAACATCTTTGCCATCCAGACGCTGCGCGAGTTCGTCTACTTTGAGGAGGGCAAGGACCAGGGCACCCATGTGCGCGAAAAGGCCAAGCAGCTGGTGAATCTCCTCAAGGACGACGAGCGGCTCAAGAACGAGCGGGTGAAGGCGCTGAAGGCCAAGGAGCGCTTTGCCCTGCATCCCAGCGGCTTTGGCAGCGACGGCTACATTGATGGGCCCTCGCAGCGTGACATGCCGCCTGGCTGGCAGGAGGAGCCGCCCAAATCACAATCGGAACTGGAAATGGTCAGGCCACAGACCGCTGGAGAGGAagaactgcaactgcagctggccatggccatgtcgCGCGAAGAGGccgagcaggaggaggccaaGCGACGGAGCGACGATGTCCGTCTGCAGCTGGCCCTCAGCCAGAGCGAGCAGGACTTCAA CGGCCAACCAATTACCAGACCCAAGAAGGAAGAGCCCCAGAGCCATCTGCTGGACTTGCTGGACATTTCGCTGGGCGCCACAAGCATTTCGAGTCCGCCGCTGGGCGCTGCTGGCGGCGCTCCTGCGGCCGTCGTCGATCCCTGGGCCACGCCCGGCGCCGCCCGTGCTCCCAGTCAGCTGTCAGACCCCTGGTCGGGCACCTCCTCGCCGCAAGTGGACCCCTGGCACCCCTCGGCCGCACCGCGCACCATCATGGGCGCCGGTGTGCCCTTGACCTCGGCCATGGGAGGTCCCTTGGGAATGGGAGCCACCGCCAGCGGTGATGCGTGGGGTCTGCGCACACAATCACCTTCCGTGGCCTCCGGCTCCTCGAATGAGGGTTGGCTACAAACCAATGGGAATGCCAATCAAAATGGTCGCGGGGCCACGCCTGCAGGCGGAGGTCCATTCGAAGCTCTGATGACGAGAACCACTGCTGGCAGTGCCTTGGCAGCGGCGCCCCCAGCGAACAGCCACGCCGGCAACAATGGCAGCGCCTCTGCGGATCCTTGGCTGGCAGAGCCAGCGGGTGCAGCAGCCATCGCACCAGCGGATCCCTGGACACTGGAGGCACCGGTGCAGCCAGCGCTGGATGATCCCTGGAAGGCACTTGGAGCAGGAACGGGCGCTATTAAG AAACAATCCCCCGAGTTTGATGAATTCGATTTGATAACCAACCGCAACAAGAGCGCCGATCAAAGCCATTCGAATGCCtccaacaataacaataatg CTTCTCTGCTCGACGACATGGATCCGCTTTCTTTGAACTACGGCAACGGAGCTGCCATCAGCAGTACGAGCTCTGTCCATCCCTCGACAGGGGCCACCGCAAAGAAACCGCTCAAGGATCCGCACTCGTTCCTCGGCGAGAACTCGGCGCTGGTTAATCTGGACAATCTGATCAAACCGATAGCGCCACAAACGCAATCGGGCAATGCCCCAGCCTACAATCCATTCAGCGACAACGTGATGCCACCCAAAACGAATCTattccagcaacagcagccagcc GTGCCGTCCATCAACCAGCTGAAACAGCAGGCTCCCTTTGCAGTCAGCATGAACCAGGATCCCTGGGCGCCAGTCATGGGTGGAGGCGTCAGTCAGTCGCAG caaaacaacaacatgcCTTGGATCAAACCGGAAGCAGGAGCAACAAATCCATTTTTGTCATAA
- the lqf gene encoding epsin-1 isoform X1, which produces MRKQKDDMQVNVAGLRRNIKNLAHNYSDAQVKVREATSNDPWGPSAAIMGEIADLTYNVVAFSEIMQMIWKRLNDHGKNWRHVYKALILLEYLIKTGTEKVAQQCKENIFAIQTLREFVYFEEGKDQGTHVREKAKQLVNLLKDDERLKNERVKALKAKERFALHPSGFGSDGYIDGPSQRDMPPGWQEEPPKSQSELEMVRPQTAGEEELQLQLAMAMSREEAEQEEAKRRSDDVRLQLALSQSEQDFNGQPITRPKKEEPQSHLLDLLDISLGATSISSPPLGAAGGAPAAVVDPWATPGAARAPSQLSDPWSGTSSPQVDPWHPSAAPRTIMGAGVPLTSAMGGPLGMGATASGDAWGLRTQSPSVASGSSNEGWLQTNGNANQNGRGATPAGGGPFEALMTRTTAGSALAAAPPANSHAGNNGSASADPWLAEPAGAAAIAPADPWTLEAPVQPALDDPWKALGAGTGAIKKQSPEFDEFDLITNRNKSADQSHSNASNNNNNASLLDDMDPLSLNYGNGAAISSTSSVHPSTGATAKKPLKDPHSFLGENSALVNLDNLIKPIAPQTQSGNAPAYNPFSDNVMPPKTNLFQQQQPAVPSINQLKQQAPFAVSMNQDPWAPVMGGGVSQSQLKLPPPVRPTSLNLGLPSAPVYASGMEEFQLLKAFSNPVIPSATPNHPHPHPQQITDTYPYISKQQAFSNPVISSAPPHHSHPHPQPNTEQIYTYPYSSKNLSNPSPGIDSIRNMDLFSEAPQRPYFNSPTAHEADPRYKSNMYNSNNNNNNNIYGTPGLYSTYASSYSSALSDSLAETPGIKIAPMTFGAVSEDVRNYGMSTGATAPCNLEVSQNNNMPWIKPEAGATNPFLS; this is translated from the exons a TGAGAAAGCAAAAGGACGATATGCAGGTCAATGTTGCCGGTCTACGCAGAAACATCAAGAACCTAGCGCACAACTATTCCGATGCCCAG GTCAAAGTGCGTGAGGCCACCTCGAATGATCCGTGGGGTCCTTCGGCCGCCATCATGGGCGAGATAGCGGACCTCACCTACAACGTGGTGGCCTTCTCGGAGATCATGCAAATGATCTGGAAGCGTCTCAACGATCACGGCAAGAACTGGCGGCACGTCTACAAGGCGCTCATCCTGCTCGAGTACCTCATCAAGACGGGCACCGAGAAGGTGGCGCAGCAGTGCAAGGAGAACATCTTTGCCATCCAGACGCTGCGCGAGTTCGTCTACTTTGAGGAGGGCAAGGACCAGGGCACCCATGTGCGCGAAAAGGCCAAGCAGCTGGTGAATCTCCTCAAGGACGACGAGCGGCTCAAGAACGAGCGGGTGAAGGCGCTGAAGGCCAAGGAGCGCTTTGCCCTGCATCCCAGCGGCTTTGGCAGCGACGGCTACATTGATGGGCCCTCGCAGCGTGACATGCCGCCTGGCTGGCAGGAGGAGCCGCCCAAATCACAATCGGAACTGGAAATGGTCAGGCCACAGACCGCTGGAGAGGAagaactgcaactgcagctggccatggccatgtcgCGCGAAGAGGccgagcaggaggaggccaaGCGACGGAGCGACGATGTCCGTCTGCAGCTGGCCCTCAGCCAGAGCGAGCAGGACTTCAA CGGCCAACCAATTACCAGACCCAAGAAGGAAGAGCCCCAGAGCCATCTGCTGGACTTGCTGGACATTTCGCTGGGCGCCACAAGCATTTCGAGTCCGCCGCTGGGCGCTGCTGGCGGCGCTCCTGCGGCCGTCGTCGATCCCTGGGCCACGCCCGGCGCCGCCCGTGCTCCCAGTCAGCTGTCAGACCCCTGGTCGGGCACCTCCTCGCCGCAAGTGGACCCCTGGCACCCCTCGGCCGCACCGCGCACCATCATGGGCGCCGGTGTGCCCTTGACCTCGGCCATGGGAGGTCCCTTGGGAATGGGAGCCACCGCCAGCGGTGATGCGTGGGGTCTGCGCACACAATCACCTTCCGTGGCCTCCGGCTCCTCGAATGAGGGTTGGCTACAAACCAATGGGAATGCCAATCAAAATGGTCGCGGGGCCACGCCTGCAGGCGGAGGTCCATTCGAAGCTCTGATGACGAGAACCACTGCTGGCAGTGCCTTGGCAGCGGCGCCCCCAGCGAACAGCCACGCCGGCAACAATGGCAGCGCCTCTGCGGATCCTTGGCTGGCAGAGCCAGCGGGTGCAGCAGCCATCGCACCAGCGGATCCCTGGACACTGGAGGCACCGGTGCAGCCAGCGCTGGATGATCCCTGGAAGGCACTTGGAGCAGGAACGGGCGCTATTAAG AAACAATCCCCCGAGTTTGATGAATTCGATTTGATAACCAACCGCAACAAGAGCGCCGATCAAAGCCATTCGAATGCCtccaacaataacaataatg CTTCTCTGCTCGACGACATGGATCCGCTTTCTTTGAACTACGGCAACGGAGCTGCCATCAGCAGTACGAGCTCTGTCCATCCCTCGACAGGGGCCACCGCAAAGAAACCGCTCAAGGATCCGCACTCGTTCCTCGGCGAGAACTCGGCGCTGGTTAATCTGGACAATCTGATCAAACCGATAGCGCCACAAACGCAATCGGGCAATGCCCCAGCCTACAATCCATTCAGCGACAACGTGATGCCACCCAAAACGAATCTattccagcaacagcagccagcc GTGCCGTCCATCAACCAGCTGAAACAGCAGGCTCCCTTTGCAGTCAGCATGAACCAGGATCCCTGGGCGCCAGTCATGGGTGGAGGCGTCAGTCAGTCGCAG CTGAAGCTACCACCACCCGTGCGTCCGACTAGTCTTAATTTGGGGTTGCCATCGGCCCCTGTCTATGCCTCCGGCATGGAGGAATTTCAGCTACTGAAAGCGTTTAGTAATCCCGTCATTCCCTCGGCCACACCAAaccatccgcatccgcatccacagCAGATTACGGACACTTATCCGTACatcagcaagcagcaagcgtTTAGTAATCCCGTCATATCCTCTGCCCCACCACACCAttcccatccacatccacagccgaATACGGAACAGATCTACACTTATCCGTACAGCAGCAAGAACCTCAGCAATCCCAGTCCTGGCATCGACAGCATACGCAATATGGATCTGTTCAGCGAGGCGCCACAGCGTCCCTATTTCAATAGTCCCACAGCCCACGAGGCTGATCCAAGATATAAATCCAATAtgtacaacagcaacaacaacaacaacaacaacatctaCGGCACTCCGGGGCTGTACTCCACCTATGCGTCCAGCTATAGCAGCGCCCTATCCGATTCGCTGGCCGAAACGCCGGGTATCAAAATTGCACCCATGACCTTTGGGGCTGTATCTGAAGATGTACGCAACTATGGCATGTCCACGGGAGCTACGGCTCCCTGCAACCTGGaagtgagt caaaacaacaacatgcCTTGGATCAAACCGGAAGCAGGAGCAACAAATCCATTTTTGTCATAA
- the lqf gene encoding epsin-1 isoform X7, with the protein MRKQKDDMQVNVAGLRRNIKNLAHNYSDAQVKVREATSNDPWGPSAAIMGEIADLTYNVVAFSEIMQMIWKRLNDHGKNWRHVYKALILLEYLIKTGTEKVAQQCKENIFAIQTLREFVYFEEGKDQGTHVREKAKQLVNLLKDDERLKNERVKALKAKERFALHPSGFGSDGYIDGPSQRDMPPGWQEEPPKSQSELEMVRPQTAGEEELQLQLAMAMSREEAEQEEAKRRSDDVRLQLALSQSEQDFNGQPITRPKKEEPQSHLLDLLDISLGATSISSPPLGAAGGAPAAVVDPWATPGAARAPSQLSDPWSGTSSPQVDPWHPSAAPRTIMGAGVPLTSAMGGPLGMGATASGDAWGLRTQSPSVASGSSNEGWLQTNGNANQNGRGATPAGGGPFEALMTRTTAGSALAAAPPANSHAGNNGSASADPWLAEPAGAAAIAPADPWTLEAPVQPALDDPWKALGAGTGAIKKQSPEFDEFDLITNRNKSADQSHSNASNNNNNASLLDDMDPLSLNYGNGAAISSTSSVHPSTGATAKKPLKDPHSFLGENSALVNLDNLIKPIAPQTQSGNAPAYNPFSDNVMPPKTNLFQQQQPAVPSINQLKQQAPFAVSMNQDPWAPVMGGGVSQSQPNTEQIYTYPYSSKNLSNPSPGIDSIRNMDLFSEAPQRPYFNSPTAHEADPRYKSNMYNSNNNNNNNIYGTPGLYSTYASSYSSALSDSLAETPGIKIAPMTFGAVSEDVRNYGMSTGATAPCNLEVSQNNNMPWIKPEAGATNPFLS; encoded by the exons a TGAGAAAGCAAAAGGACGATATGCAGGTCAATGTTGCCGGTCTACGCAGAAACATCAAGAACCTAGCGCACAACTATTCCGATGCCCAG GTCAAAGTGCGTGAGGCCACCTCGAATGATCCGTGGGGTCCTTCGGCCGCCATCATGGGCGAGATAGCGGACCTCACCTACAACGTGGTGGCCTTCTCGGAGATCATGCAAATGATCTGGAAGCGTCTCAACGATCACGGCAAGAACTGGCGGCACGTCTACAAGGCGCTCATCCTGCTCGAGTACCTCATCAAGACGGGCACCGAGAAGGTGGCGCAGCAGTGCAAGGAGAACATCTTTGCCATCCAGACGCTGCGCGAGTTCGTCTACTTTGAGGAGGGCAAGGACCAGGGCACCCATGTGCGCGAAAAGGCCAAGCAGCTGGTGAATCTCCTCAAGGACGACGAGCGGCTCAAGAACGAGCGGGTGAAGGCGCTGAAGGCCAAGGAGCGCTTTGCCCTGCATCCCAGCGGCTTTGGCAGCGACGGCTACATTGATGGGCCCTCGCAGCGTGACATGCCGCCTGGCTGGCAGGAGGAGCCGCCCAAATCACAATCGGAACTGGAAATGGTCAGGCCACAGACCGCTGGAGAGGAagaactgcaactgcagctggccatggccatgtcgCGCGAAGAGGccgagcaggaggaggccaaGCGACGGAGCGACGATGTCCGTCTGCAGCTGGCCCTCAGCCAGAGCGAGCAGGACTTCAA CGGCCAACCAATTACCAGACCCAAGAAGGAAGAGCCCCAGAGCCATCTGCTGGACTTGCTGGACATTTCGCTGGGCGCCACAAGCATTTCGAGTCCGCCGCTGGGCGCTGCTGGCGGCGCTCCTGCGGCCGTCGTCGATCCCTGGGCCACGCCCGGCGCCGCCCGTGCTCCCAGTCAGCTGTCAGACCCCTGGTCGGGCACCTCCTCGCCGCAAGTGGACCCCTGGCACCCCTCGGCCGCACCGCGCACCATCATGGGCGCCGGTGTGCCCTTGACCTCGGCCATGGGAGGTCCCTTGGGAATGGGAGCCACCGCCAGCGGTGATGCGTGGGGTCTGCGCACACAATCACCTTCCGTGGCCTCCGGCTCCTCGAATGAGGGTTGGCTACAAACCAATGGGAATGCCAATCAAAATGGTCGCGGGGCCACGCCTGCAGGCGGAGGTCCATTCGAAGCTCTGATGACGAGAACCACTGCTGGCAGTGCCTTGGCAGCGGCGCCCCCAGCGAACAGCCACGCCGGCAACAATGGCAGCGCCTCTGCGGATCCTTGGCTGGCAGAGCCAGCGGGTGCAGCAGCCATCGCACCAGCGGATCCCTGGACACTGGAGGCACCGGTGCAGCCAGCGCTGGATGATCCCTGGAAGGCACTTGGAGCAGGAACGGGCGCTATTAAG AAACAATCCCCCGAGTTTGATGAATTCGATTTGATAACCAACCGCAACAAGAGCGCCGATCAAAGCCATTCGAATGCCtccaacaataacaataatg CTTCTCTGCTCGACGACATGGATCCGCTTTCTTTGAACTACGGCAACGGAGCTGCCATCAGCAGTACGAGCTCTGTCCATCCCTCGACAGGGGCCACCGCAAAGAAACCGCTCAAGGATCCGCACTCGTTCCTCGGCGAGAACTCGGCGCTGGTTAATCTGGACAATCTGATCAAACCGATAGCGCCACAAACGCAATCGGGCAATGCCCCAGCCTACAATCCATTCAGCGACAACGTGATGCCACCCAAAACGAATCTattccagcaacagcagccagcc GTGCCGTCCATCAACCAGCTGAAACAGCAGGCTCCCTTTGCAGTCAGCATGAACCAGGATCCCTGGGCGCCAGTCATGGGTGGAGGCGTCAGTCAGTCGCAG ccgaATACGGAACAGATCTACACTTATCCGTACAGCAGCAAGAACCTCAGCAATCCCAGTCCTGGCATCGACAGCATACGCAATATGGATCTGTTCAGCGAGGCGCCACAGCGTCCCTATTTCAATAGTCCCACAGCCCACGAGGCTGATCCAAGATATAAATCCAATAtgtacaacagcaacaacaacaacaacaacaacatctaCGGCACTCCGGGGCTGTACTCCACCTATGCGTCCAGCTATAGCAGCGCCCTATCCGATTCGCTGGCCGAAACGCCGGGTATCAAAATTGCACCCATGACCTTTGGGGCTGTATCTGAAGATGTACGCAACTATGGCATGTCCACGGGAGCTACGGCTCCCTGCAACCTGGaagtgagt caaaacaacaacatgcCTTGGATCAAACCGGAAGCAGGAGCAACAAATCCATTTTTGTCATAA